One region of Thiorhodovibrio frisius genomic DNA includes:
- the traF gene encoding conjugal transfer protein TraF: MNTILIPLLMLSGTLVLCSTVHAQTEPTSPRFYERGAEGWFWYAEQPPEPEEELEPPPDPPPTPAPEEVAEQPPAPETPSNQPGPTPLSAAWLRANLERYRDVAIDDPSPQNVSLYLYLQRLAIDKAERFAEASQRAVWSDPFLDETTRRPLATFAANLVNREAANQRDQALTKTAQVAGLWFLYRSDCPYCEAQAPLLELLTNRYGLDVQAIALDGRPLPSGFFPNFRTDSGQARALGVVSTPALFLVRPPDGIKPLSQGVLSLAELQQRIVQTAADAGWIDPRWLERSRARVTALRLDTSTFSDPDLAEDPERLLEHLRGQRRAIPNPPVTEPLIPSPTHHRLGGH, encoded by the coding sequence ATGAACACCATCCTGATCCCCCTGCTCATGCTGTCAGGCACCCTTGTCCTTTGCAGCACCGTCCATGCCCAGACTGAGCCCACCTCGCCGCGCTTCTACGAGCGTGGCGCCGAGGGCTGGTTCTGGTATGCCGAACAACCGCCCGAACCCGAGGAGGAACTGGAACCACCACCCGATCCGCCCCCGACACCGGCACCCGAGGAGGTAGCCGAACAACCTCCCGCGCCCGAGACGCCAAGCAACCAACCCGGCCCAACACCACTCTCCGCCGCCTGGCTGCGCGCGAACCTGGAGCGCTACCGGGATGTTGCCATCGACGATCCCTCGCCGCAGAACGTCTCCCTCTATCTCTACCTGCAACGCCTGGCCATCGACAAAGCCGAACGCTTTGCCGAGGCAAGCCAGCGCGCCGTCTGGTCCGATCCTTTCCTCGACGAGACCACCCGCCGGCCACTCGCGACTTTCGCCGCCAACCTGGTCAATCGGGAAGCGGCGAACCAACGCGACCAGGCGCTGACCAAAACCGCCCAAGTCGCCGGCCTCTGGTTCCTGTACCGCTCTGATTGCCCCTACTGCGAAGCCCAGGCTCCGTTGCTTGAGTTGCTGACCAACCGTTACGGTTTAGACGTGCAGGCCATTGCCCTCGATGGCCGACCCTTGCCAAGCGGGTTCTTCCCCAACTTCCGCACCGATAGTGGTCAAGCCCGCGCGCTTGGCGTGGTCTCCACCCCGGCGCTCTTCCTGGTCCGTCCGCCCGATGGCATCAAGCCTTTGTCCCAAGGCGTGCTGTCGCTGGCCGAGTTGCAGCAGCGCATCGTCCAGACCGCCGCCGATGCCGGCTGGATCGATCCGCGCTGGCTGGAACGCAGCCGCGCGCGGGTGACCGCCCTGCGCCTGGACACGAGCACGTTCAGCGATCCAGACCTGGCCGAAGACCCCGAACGGCTGCTTGAGCACCTGCGCGGTCAGCGCCGCGCGATACCCAATCCCCCGGTCACTGAACCCCTGATTCCATCCCCCACGCATCATCGCCTCGGAGGTCACTAA
- a CDS encoding conjugal transfer protein TraH: MRVAPVLGLSLTLSAGLPGMAQADLSSELDAMFDSLVNVTDPTAHMGQRRGVLSGGSVYARNRVMTVNPVHIIPPSFEAGCGGIDLVAGGFSYVSREQLTELFRAIAANAGSYAFKLALDSMCQNCGQVMDSLQKKIQALNSLFANSCQLGQGVVNDVVDAFDTQQKIKHSEASLVRGLGDVFETWSTVTGEDPITQVQNSDPDYAREELQGNLFWRSLKEGSVSGWFDHGDDSLLETLMSVTGSVIVGPPEPSPDGQGSNNRVTPLPAVLSLRDLLHGTADSREVRVYRCAPSRDADDCLSPTVQSLTLLGMIERVRTLLIGDASSPGLIAKFRFGTSDFTADEKAFMQVAPSGLGGAVANLARIDEGTAMLFAERAAPVIAIELVQVLLHDMARAVSVATVVADNAYAGLLREQIAESRADLRAEYEVVTAQYGTAQEQLAYYMDLLQSAKSTPYWSIEQAGGGRLTPEG; the protein is encoded by the coding sequence ATGCGCGTTGCGCCCGTCCTCGGTTTATCCCTCACCCTCAGCGCCGGCTTGCCCGGCATGGCGCAGGCCGATCTATCGTCCGAGCTGGATGCCATGTTCGACAGCCTGGTCAATGTCACCGACCCCACCGCCCACATGGGTCAGCGCCGGGGCGTGCTCTCCGGTGGGTCGGTCTATGCCCGCAACCGGGTGATGACGGTCAACCCCGTTCACATCATCCCGCCGAGCTTCGAGGCCGGCTGCGGCGGTATCGATCTGGTCGCCGGTGGCTTCAGCTATGTCTCGCGCGAGCAACTAACTGAGCTGTTTCGCGCCATCGCCGCTAATGCCGGCAGCTACGCCTTCAAACTGGCCCTGGATTCCATGTGCCAGAACTGCGGACAGGTGATGGACTCGTTGCAGAAGAAGATCCAGGCGCTCAATAGCCTGTTCGCCAACTCTTGCCAGCTTGGGCAGGGCGTGGTCAACGATGTCGTCGATGCCTTCGATACCCAGCAGAAGATCAAGCACTCTGAAGCCTCGCTGGTGAGAGGATTGGGCGATGTCTTCGAGACCTGGTCAACGGTAACCGGCGAAGATCCCATCACCCAGGTGCAAAACAGTGATCCGGACTACGCCCGTGAGGAATTGCAGGGCAACCTGTTCTGGCGCTCGCTCAAGGAAGGCTCGGTCAGCGGCTGGTTCGACCATGGCGACGACAGCCTGCTGGAGACGCTGATGTCGGTGACCGGCAGTGTCATCGTCGGGCCACCGGAGCCGAGTCCGGACGGGCAGGGGAGCAATAACCGCGTCACCCCATTGCCGGCGGTGCTGTCTCTGCGCGACCTGCTGCACGGCACGGCGGACAGCCGCGAAGTGCGGGTGTATCGCTGTGCACCCAGTCGCGATGCCGACGATTGCCTCTCCCCAACCGTTCAGAGTCTCACCCTGCTCGGCATGATCGAGCGCGTGAGAACCCTGCTGATCGGTGATGCGAGTTCACCTGGATTGATCGCCAAGTTCCGCTTTGGTACCAGCGATTTCACCGCCGACGAGAAAGCCTTCATGCAGGTGGCCCCGAGCGGACTCGGCGGGGCGGTGGCCAATCTGGCGCGCATCGACGAGGGCACAGCGATGCTGTTCGCCGAGCGAGCGGCTCCGGTGATCGCCATCGAGCTGGTGCAGGTGCTGCTGCACGACATGGCGCGTGCCGTGAGTGTGGCGACCGTCGTCGCGGACAACGCCTATGCGGGGCTGCTGCGCGAGCAGATCGCGGAATCCCGCGCGGACTTGCGCGCCGAATACGAGGTCGTCACCGCCCAATACGGCACCGCCCAGGAACAGCTCGCTTACTACATGGATCTGCTGCAATCGGCCAAGTCGACGCCCTATTGGAGCATCGAGCAGGCCGGCGGCGGGCGTCTGACCCCGGAGGGCTGA
- a CDS encoding conjugal transfer protein TraG N-terminal domain-containing protein, producing the protein MFEIYSIGDAAFLTQILNAVAALTGTGDFRQLAAVGLVVGILLGMFQGLVNNTLYFGRLFIAMLIYLLAFGTSVSVTVEDAYTGSVRVVDHVPIGPAAVGSAMSNVGYGVTRLMEQAFSTPAMTGQGFADALQTLAGVRKATLSRASLGAANAPEPGTNVEGSLVNYVADCVLADVDTQRRSLDDILTAPDVTTALASSNVAFTTLYYEGGVPQTLRCDQAWARINAFLPASFLPAVKDTLQARFGVANTADVESKLQNAVDALAGAGRDAQDYVLMSAALGWLEKGIVLTHENRLQWAAATSVQQAIAQRNGQWAAEQALFMNIVRPMMTFFEGFIYAVAPLMGFAVALGPMGISLTGKWLMFALWTQLWLPVLAVTNLYLMMAAGRDLDALSNVAQLEPFSFYGLMQLDLVLQDWLATGGMLAAATPAIALMLIYGSAVTATHLAGRLRGSDHIDEKGLSPSVSSTAPALAISSGYQNTPYAGTLATGAESILPRFDLGTQASRETAVTEQALQQSSRQFLSTLGQTASMSAAHNRESFSQRALGFDYSASASETDKTFYSAGSSLSQQYAQTGLSANQMTGMLATGVGLAGGGRSGSAIAGELSGQLRDQYQVSDQLAERVADDIATRVTSDTGFQSSLASSVSADAQQGLRSVFTQGLSRQDSAQLQQSAADVVQDSRSHQRAERLSQSAAASGSYGAAEVGQRLAGNPALAGQAYSAIDRLGLTGDHQRVSDWYSAMGVFANPEQARAAAAMHLLAGYAKPDRALSGEERLQARETAFSILGDAFQGPGGTGANPANGAGLHGAAGVFGSTRDQVLGAGLPDPRAEVAGLDDRVAEGFLGNAALGGGDAVNRFHQDAQQRLMQSQAQREASLAEQRSDYWERQILGEANSHRSPAEATTDQLAGGIGNLLQRGIVQGDRAVAAFNGLLSGLQQGEGWSGAVAQARERYGDAIDGLASYQLQSLPENALTGTQEDFYRNQVDNGLLGNSAMGQALRFASPEQQALRERLVAEHGPDLGPAIAHQLTQAANSLDNSKLTEVMAYNRAEADAAEAQKKTESLAPGGLPGMAPAGLIHPNVSGGSAGAVLDVIARPESRGNYNALFGDADQQQLRLTDMTLEQVQQVQQQLVAERGGSPVGRYQILDDTLGGLIERMGLSGQERFSPALQDRMALVLAGDAGLSAWQSGRLSDETFANRLSTIWAGLPKDASNESHYEGQAGNRAQVGWTSVLQGLGRARQRDD; encoded by the coding sequence ATGTTCGAGATCTACTCCATCGGCGATGCGGCCTTTCTGACCCAGATCCTCAATGCCGTCGCAGCCCTGACCGGGACCGGGGATTTTCGCCAACTGGCCGCCGTCGGGCTGGTGGTCGGAATCCTGCTGGGCATGTTTCAGGGCCTGGTGAACAACACCCTCTACTTCGGGCGCTTGTTCATCGCCATGCTGATCTATCTGCTGGCCTTCGGCACCTCGGTGTCGGTGACCGTGGAGGATGCCTACACCGGGTCGGTCAGAGTGGTCGACCATGTCCCCATCGGACCCGCTGCTGTGGGTTCGGCCATGTCCAATGTCGGCTATGGTGTGACCCGGCTGATGGAGCAGGCATTCTCCACACCCGCCATGACTGGGCAGGGCTTTGCAGATGCGCTCCAGACGTTGGCGGGCGTTCGGAAAGCAACGCTCTCCAGAGCCTCCCTGGGCGCAGCCAATGCCCCGGAGCCGGGCACCAATGTTGAAGGCTCGCTAGTGAACTATGTCGCCGACTGCGTGCTGGCGGATGTCGATACTCAGCGCCGGAGTCTGGATGACATTCTCACCGCCCCGGATGTGACAACCGCGCTGGCGAGCAGCAATGTCGCCTTCACCACCCTGTATTACGAAGGCGGTGTACCCCAGACTCTGCGCTGCGATCAGGCGTGGGCGCGCATCAACGCCTTTCTGCCAGCCTCCTTCTTACCCGCCGTCAAAGATACCCTGCAAGCGCGCTTCGGTGTGGCCAACACGGCGGATGTCGAGTCCAAATTGCAGAACGCGGTCGATGCTCTGGCCGGTGCCGGGCGGGATGCACAGGACTATGTGCTGATGTCCGCAGCCCTCGGATGGCTGGAGAAGGGCATTGTGCTGACTCACGAGAACCGCCTGCAATGGGCGGCGGCCACCTCGGTGCAGCAGGCCATCGCCCAGCGCAATGGCCAGTGGGCGGCAGAGCAGGCGCTGTTTATGAACATCGTGCGCCCGATGATGACCTTCTTCGAGGGTTTCATCTACGCGGTCGCACCACTGATGGGCTTTGCGGTCGCCCTGGGACCCATGGGCATCAGCCTGACCGGCAAATGGCTGATGTTCGCACTCTGGACACAGCTGTGGCTGCCCGTTCTTGCGGTAACGAATCTCTACCTGATGATGGCCGCCGGACGGGATCTGGATGCGCTGTCGAACGTCGCCCAGTTGGAGCCGTTTTCCTTCTATGGGCTGATGCAGCTCGATCTGGTGTTGCAGGACTGGCTCGCCACCGGCGGCATGCTGGCCGCAGCCACGCCAGCCATCGCCTTGATGCTGATCTACGGCAGCGCGGTGACCGCGACCCATCTGGCCGGGCGGCTCAGAGGCAGCGATCATATCGACGAAAAGGGGCTCTCGCCCAGCGTCAGCTCAACAGCACCCGCGCTGGCGATCAGCTCGGGGTATCAAAACACGCCCTATGCCGGCACCCTGGCGACCGGGGCGGAATCGATTCTGCCGCGCTTCGATCTGGGCACCCAGGCCAGCCGCGAGACCGCCGTGACCGAGCAAGCCTTGCAGCAGTCCTCCCGGCAGTTCCTGTCCACCCTCGGACAGACAGCCTCCATGTCGGCGGCGCACAATCGGGAATCATTCTCGCAGCGGGCGCTGGGCTTTGACTATTCGGCCAGTGCCAGCGAGACGGACAAAACGTTCTACAGCGCCGGCAGCAGTCTGTCGCAGCAGTATGCCCAGACCGGATTGTCGGCAAACCAGATGACCGGCATGCTAGCAACCGGTGTCGGACTGGCCGGAGGCGGGCGCTCAGGCTCAGCCATTGCCGGGGAGTTGTCGGGGCAGTTGCGGGATCAATATCAGGTCAGCGACCAACTGGCCGAGCGGGTCGCCGACGACATCGCCACGCGCGTGACCAGCGACACTGGCTTCCAGTCCAGCCTGGCGTCGTCCGTCAGCGCCGATGCCCAGCAGGGCCTGCGCAGTGTCTTCACCCAGGGATTGAGCCGCCAGGACAGCGCCCAGTTGCAGCAGAGCGCGGCCGATGTAGTGCAAGACAGCCGCTCGCATCAGCGGGCCGAGCGGTTGTCGCAATCCGCGGCGGCCTCCGGCAGTTATGGCGCGGCCGAAGTCGGGCAACGCCTGGCCGGCAACCCGGCGCTTGCCGGTCAAGCATACAGCGCCATCGACCGCCTGGGACTGACCGGCGATCACCAGCGGGTGAGCGACTGGTATAGCGCCATGGGCGTCTTCGCCAATCCCGAGCAAGCGCGCGCGGCGGCAGCCATGCACTTGCTGGCCGGCTATGCCAAACCAGACCGGGCGTTGAGCGGCGAGGAGCGCTTGCAGGCACGCGAGACAGCCTTCTCGATTCTGGGCGATGCCTTCCAGGGGCCGGGTGGAACGGGGGCCAATCCGGCCAATGGCGCGGGGCTGCATGGCGCGGCTGGTGTCTTTGGCAGTACCCGTGATCAGGTGCTCGGCGCCGGGCTGCCTGATCCGCGTGCCGAGGTGGCTGGACTCGATGATCGGGTGGCCGAGGGCTTCTTGGGCAATGCGGCGCTGGGTGGCGGGGATGCTGTCAACCGCTTCCATCAGGACGCCCAGCAGCGCCTGATGCAGTCACAAGCGCAACGCGAGGCATCGCTGGCCGAGCAACGCTCAGACTACTGGGAACGCCAGATTCTCGGCGAGGCCAACAGCCATCGCTCGCCAGCCGAGGCCACCACGGACCAACTCGCCGGTGGCATCGGCAATCTGCTGCAGCGGGGCATTGTCCAGGGTGACCGCGCGGTGGCGGCCTTCAATGGCTTGCTCAGCGGTTTACAACAGGGCGAGGGCTGGTCCGGCGCCGTTGCCCAAGCGCGCGAGCGTTACGGTGATGCCATTGATGGGCTGGCGTCCTATCAGTTGCAAAGCCTGCCCGAGAACGCCCTGACCGGCACGCAGGAGGACTTCTACCGCAACCAGGTGGATAACGGGCTATTGGGCAACTCCGCCATGGGTCAGGCGCTGCGCTTCGCCTCCCCCGAGCAGCAGGCCCTGCGCGAGCGGTTGGTGGCCGAGCATGGTCCGGATCTGGGACCGGCCATTGCCCACCAGTTGACCCAGGCGGCGAACAGCCTCGACAACAGCAAGCTGACCGAGGTCATGGCCTACAACCGTGCGGAAGCCGATGCCGCCGAGGCTCAAAAAAAAACTGAGTCGCTAGCGCCCGGCGGGCTGCCAGGGATGGCGCCGGCTGGTTTGATCCACCCGAACGTCTCCGGCGGTTCCGCCGGGGCGGTGTTGGATGTGATCGCCCGTCCGGAATCGCGTGGCAACTACAACGCGCTCTTCGGTGATGCCGACCAGCAGCAGCTACGCCTGACCGACATGACCCTGGAACAGGTCCAGCAGGTGCAGCAGCAGCTGGTCGCCGAGCGCGGCGGCTCGCCGGTCGGGCGCTATCAGATCCTCGATGACACCCTGGGCGGTCTGATCGAGCGGATGGGCCTGAGCGGTCAGGAACGCTTCAGCCCGGCCCTGCAGGATCGCATGGCGCTGGTCCTGGCTGGCGATGCGGGCCTGTCCGCTTGGCAGTCCGGGCGGCTGTCGGATGAGACCTTCGCCAACCGGTTGTCCACTATCTGGGCCGGCTTGCCGAAGGATGCGTCCAATGAGAGCCATTACGAGGGACAGGCGGGGAATCGGGCGCAGGTGGGCTGGACGTCGGTCCTGCAGGGCTTGGGTCGGGCGCGTCAGCGGGATGACTGA
- a CDS encoding lipocalin family protein yields the protein MMNKARRALHKLLPTRSVKRRQLPDTVAKIDLSRLMGTWFEVARLPNLEADGPGQCSVNVTATYAKRPDGRITVQTVAYNAKARMRRNEVHGLVHPADASGAKLILRFFKLIRGDLWVIGLDPQYRWLLMGTPSRRRLWLIARAPCISPEDYDRAIAIAAEQGYDAARVRRTQQQILE from the coding sequence ATGATGAACAAAGCTCGTCGCGCCCTGCACAAATTGCTTCCGACACGTTCCGTTAAGCGTCGTCAGTTGCCGGATACCGTTGCGAAGATTGACCTTAGTCGGCTGATGGGGACCTGGTTCGAAGTGGCCAGATTGCCCAATCTCGAAGCCGACGGTCCAGGACAGTGTAGCGTCAATGTGACTGCAACCTATGCCAAACGCCCCGATGGGCGCATCACCGTCCAAACAGTCGCCTACAACGCGAAAGCGCGAATGCGCCGCAATGAGGTGCATGGCCTGGTTCATCCTGCCGACGCGAGCGGGGCAAAGCTCATCCTGCGGTTCTTTAAGCTGATTCGGGGCGATCTGTGGGTCATTGGCCTCGACCCGCAATACCGATGGCTGCTCATGGGTACCCCAAGCCGAAGGCGGCTTTGGCTCATTGCCCGTGCGCCTTGCATTTCCCCTGAGGATTATGATCGAGCCATCGCGATTGCCGCAGAGCAAGGCTATGACGCCGCGCGCGTCAGAAGGACCCAGCAACAGATACTGGAATAA
- a CDS encoding rhomboid family intramembrane serine protease, giving the protein MFLPYSTALRLGKIPWITLAVVALCTFIYWKQAHNEALINAYTQAYCRDNTDLLRAILLEDYDETAVSGCQEVLPIIHSRPDPEAFFERLLDSPDLLEGVSQATLVDWLKRLYQDFLQSGPPWSLDATMVYDPLGWNPLRVVTSSLAHADWAHLIFNMIFFIAFAPALELLVGGNFRYIAILVATAFAASFAYSITVVLGAEPLPTLGFSGVVMGMIGLSAFLMPKARIRTFYWVGIAFGHFYIPAWILALWFIGWDTWRVISSADVGNVNVIAHVAGGVAGYLIGFYFLQKQRALNQDDLDEEVWYQQLKRKDWFGGLSSYRKRPETYANEERLSQAKRDYQSFLDRLLRAVRARQHSEAILILLEYFELYAKNPEAYEDIFQEMKDYGTGRAVQCAGRLVIFLYLRQDKIAAAFRVLEECAQLSEHFALGHVDDASRMLHHALSCGRPDIAKQILRNAPGKYGLTQAATLRRIVREVARAQ; this is encoded by the coding sequence ATGTTCCTTCCCTACAGCACGGCGCTGCGTCTGGGAAAAATCCCCTGGATTACCCTCGCTGTCGTTGCGCTCTGTACCTTCATCTACTGGAAGCAGGCGCACAACGAGGCGCTGATCAACGCGTATACGCAGGCGTATTGCAGAGACAATACGGACCTTTTACGCGCCATTCTGTTAGAGGACTACGACGAAACCGCGGTCAGCGGTTGCCAAGAGGTTCTGCCTATCATCCATTCCCGGCCAGATCCCGAGGCGTTTTTCGAGCGCTTGCTGGATTCACCCGATTTGCTGGAGGGCGTCAGCCAGGCGACGCTCGTGGACTGGCTGAAGCGACTGTATCAAGACTTTCTCCAATCCGGACCACCGTGGAGCCTTGATGCCACGATGGTGTATGACCCCTTGGGCTGGAACCCATTGAGGGTCGTTACTTCCTCTCTTGCACATGCGGACTGGGCTCATCTGATCTTCAACATGATCTTCTTCATCGCCTTCGCACCGGCGCTGGAACTGCTGGTGGGAGGCAACTTCCGGTACATCGCCATTTTGGTGGCTACGGCCTTTGCCGCGAGTTTTGCCTATTCGATCACCGTTGTGCTCGGCGCGGAACCACTTCCGACGCTCGGCTTCTCCGGCGTGGTCATGGGCATGATCGGCCTGTCAGCATTCCTGATGCCCAAGGCGCGCATCAGGACGTTTTACTGGGTTGGAATCGCCTTCGGCCACTTCTACATCCCAGCGTGGATACTGGCGCTGTGGTTTATCGGCTGGGATACCTGGCGGGTGATTTCCTCGGCCGACGTTGGCAATGTCAACGTCATCGCCCATGTGGCCGGCGGCGTTGCCGGCTATCTGATTGGGTTTTACTTCCTGCAGAAACAACGCGCCTTGAACCAGGATGACCTGGACGAAGAGGTCTGGTATCAGCAGTTGAAGCGAAAGGACTGGTTCGGCGGGCTGAGCTCCTACCGCAAGCGCCCGGAGACCTATGCCAACGAGGAGCGGTTATCGCAGGCCAAGCGCGATTATCAGTCTTTCCTCGACCGCCTGCTCCGTGCCGTGCGGGCGCGCCAACACAGCGAAGCCATCCTGATTCTTCTTGAGTATTTCGAGCTGTATGCGAAGAATCCCGAGGCTTACGAGGACATCTTTCAGGAGATGAAGGATTACGGTACTGGCCGCGCGGTGCAGTGCGCCGGGCGATTGGTAATTTTTCTCTACCTGCGCCAGGACAAGATCGCCGCCGCCTTCCGGGTGCTGGAGGAGTGCGCGCAGCTCTCTGAGCATTTTGCCCTTGGCCACGTCGATGACGCCAGCAGGATGCTACACCATGCACTGAGCTGCGGAAGGCCAGACATCGCCAAGCAAATCCTTCGCAACGCACCCGGCAAATATGGCCTGACACAGGCTGCAACGTTGCGCAGAATAGTCCGGGAAGTGGCCAGAGCCCAGTGA
- a CDS encoding amidase family protein, with the protein MDKKAIGGELDFLALDKQGNLLLIEYKHGSNTSGIYLSPLQIGLYYDLFNQLPRDELKESVSKMLEQKKKIGLINAEWKRPNIKDIVPVLIVSEYSERSLAKTKYQEIMDIARDKKGNSFLENIKTYNYTIQHGLTPW; encoded by the coding sequence TTGGATAAAAAAGCTATTGGCGGTGAACTCGATTTTTTAGCTTTGGATAAACAGGGTAATCTGCTTTTGATCGAGTACAAACATGGATCAAATACATCTGGTATTTATTTAAGCCCCCTTCAAATTGGGTTGTATTATGATCTTTTCAATCAGTTGCCGAGAGACGAATTGAAAGAATCTGTATCCAAAATGCTGGAACAAAAAAAGAAAATAGGATTGATAAATGCTGAATGGAAACGACCGAATATTAAAGACATTGTACCTGTCCTAATTGTTTCTGAATATAGCGAAAGAAGTTTAGCAAAAACAAAGTATCAGGAAATTATGGATATTGCCAGAGACAAAAAAGGAAACTCTTTTTTAGAAAACATTAAAACATATAACTACACAATTCAACATGGTCTTACGCCTTGGTGA
- a CDS encoding alpha/beta fold hydrolase, producing the protein MSDFTLSTPEQVTACLSAPASTAELPMGPMQFADVGDGPPLLCVHGGPGGYDQGLILGETFRVNGFRVIGPSRPGYLETPLKTGTTLTEQADALAALLDYLGIERCAVVGVSAAGGAIYELAARHPRKVSALVAVDCVASKYQPPVSDLEMKLFVSTFGFKLTAIMADYLTGATIKGLIAQEGKLDRAQVAERVAHIEADPLKQAYFMAMVHSFGDHAAKRVPGARNDNAQLGAIAALPLERIIAPTLIIHGTADNDVFPSHAEHAHRHIAGSELRWIQDGTHFCFWLSDTAEADRRYAVDWLRHKVTN; encoded by the coding sequence TTGTCAGACTTCACGCTATCCACTCCAGAACAAGTCACGGCCTGTCTATCAGCACCTGCAAGTACTGCTGAGTTGCCCATGGGACCGATGCAGTTCGCCGACGTCGGTGACGGACCGCCGCTCCTGTGCGTCCACGGTGGCCCTGGCGGTTATGACCAAGGCTTGATTCTGGGTGAAACCTTTCGGGTGAATGGCTTTCGGGTCATTGGTCCGTCCCGACCGGGTTATCTGGAAACGCCGCTGAAAACGGGCACGACATTGACTGAGCAGGCTGACGCCCTCGCGGCACTGCTTGATTACCTCGGCATTGAGCGCTGCGCCGTGGTTGGTGTCTCCGCGGCTGGTGGGGCCATTTATGAACTTGCCGCGCGCCACCCGCGGAAAGTGTCGGCCTTGGTTGCCGTCGACTGCGTGGCGAGCAAATATCAGCCGCCGGTGAGTGACCTGGAGATGAAGCTCTTCGTTTCCACCTTCGGTTTTAAGCTGACCGCGATCATGGCCGACTATCTGACCGGGGCTACCATCAAGGGCCTCATCGCCCAGGAAGGCAAGCTAGACCGGGCTCAGGTCGCCGAGCGTGTGGCGCACATTGAGGCCGATCCCCTCAAGCAAGCGTACTTCATGGCCATGGTGCACTCATTTGGAGATCACGCTGCCAAGCGAGTCCCTGGGGCGCGGAATGACAATGCGCAATTAGGAGCAATCGCCGCGCTGCCTCTGGAGCGGATAATCGCCCCGACCTTGATTATTCATGGCACGGCGGACAATGACGTTTTTCCCTCTCACGCGGAACACGCCCACCGCCACATCGCCGGCTCCGAGCTGCGATGGATCCAGGATGGCACCCACTTCTGCTTCTGGCTGTCCGACACAGCCGAGGCAGACCGCCGATACGCCGTCGACTGGCTTAGGCATAAGGTAACTAACTGA